Sequence from the Pedobacter sp. D749 genome:
CTCTCAGCTTGTGAAGAATTCTCTTTAGCTCTTCGGTATTTTTTTCTTTTACCGCTAATTTTATATTTTCTTTAGCCTGATCAAGCCCTTGTATCACTAAGTTTAAAAATATTACTTTAAAATCATCATCATCACCTACCTGCTCGTTCAGAATATTCATATCCAGATAGGTCTCTGGTTGTGGTGGGTTTTCAGCCAATTCCTGAACGCCAGTGCCAATATGTTTTTTCAGCATTTCCAAAAGATCGTTTTGTCTGAGCGGCTTGGGTAGGAAATCATTCATTCCCGAATCCAGACATTTTTCTTTTTCACCCAATACATTTCCAGCTGTAACCCCAATAATCGGAATTGTGGAGTATTCCGGTAACAGCCGGATTTGCTTAGTAGCTTCTATGCCATCCATTACAGGCATCTGCACATCCATCAACAGCAGATCAAAAAGCTGATCCCGGCATTGTTCCAAAGCCTGCAAACCGTCGGTTGCTTCTACTAACCTTACATCGGGAATCAGTGATTTCATCATTCTGTTATTCAGAACCATGTTCACCGGATTATCATCAACAAGTAAGACAAGAGGCGAAGTCATGAGCAGGGAAGGTTCTTCTGTTTGCAATAGTTTGCGGGCAACTGTCTCTTTTTCTGAACTTTTTATTGCCCTTCGTAAAGTTTTGTACAATTCTTCAGATTTAATAGGTTTAAGCAGAAAATAGGAGTTTTCTTCCTTCCTGAAAGAATTGATCACGTCAAGTTCTTCAGAAGAGGTGTGAAGGATAACAAGAGGTGAGACTTCATTCTGCTGATTAAATAGCTGCTTTATTTTTTCAATTGTTTCCAAACCTGATATAACCGGCATGTGGTAATCTATCAGAATAATATCAAACCGCTCGCCGGCTAGAAGCATCTGTAGCGCTTCCATTCCGTTGGCAGCCTGTGTGGAATCTATATTCTTATAAGCAAGCATATGCTGAAGAATAACCCTGTTTGCTTCGTTATCGTCAACAATCAGAACCTTGTTGATTTTCAGTATTTCATTTTCACTTTGATCAGAAATTTCAAAAGGAATCTCAATATCAAAATAGAAAACAGAACCTTTCCCGAGTTCACTTACCAAAGTAAGATTACTTCCCATATATTTCAAGATGTTATTTGAAATGGTAAGCCCAAGACCGGTTCCTCCGTATTGTTTACTGATAGAACTGTTTTCCTGAGTGAAAGCATTAAAGATATGCTGTTGTTTTTCTACAGGAATACCAATTCCTGTATCCCTTACTGAGAATCGTAATGTTATATTTTTATCGTCTAAATTCAGTTTTTCTACTTTAAGCTCTATCTCACCTTGTTCTGTAAACTTTACAGCATTCCCGAGTAGATTAATCAGAATCTGCTTCAATCGTGTTTCATCGAGACAGATTATATCAGGCAATCCCGGTTCAATATTTAAAAGAAGTTCGATATTTTTTTTCTGAGACTGATAAAGAACTACATTGATGACCTGGCTCACCATGTCGTAAACATTGGCTTTCTCTATTAAAAGGTCCAATTTTCCAGATTCAATTTTAGAGAAATCAAGAATGTCATTAATAATGTTCAGCAGGTTTTCACCTGACTCATTAATGTAATTGAGATACTGCGTTTGTATTTCATTTAACGGAGTTTGAAGCAAAAGATCAGAAAACCCGATGACGCCGTTCAGCGGCGTTCGTATCTCATGGCTCATATTGGCTAGAAACTCTGACTTCGCCTTGCTTGCTGTATCTGCTATTTTTTTAGCATTTTTCAATTCCTCATTTATCCGCACG
This genomic interval carries:
- a CDS encoding response regulator — its product is MPKKIIRNLQIGVVLCLLLLIASSIASYVSVQKQMENRESLLKSKESISLVKDVLNLLLDAETAIRGYQLTGQENFLDPFNKSLRKYPVLISDKNRLNIKDKHQIELINKLLRTSDMMMDGDVLLIEKRRKGILMTPKELVQNKTAMDRCRTLVQEFVKYEEVQLAIKNKDLNRSSKSTVLFIIFSAVVAIVVTIFFYTQIKSDLIRRDKLEKDLFYTKTILEETSAVAQVGGWEVNMKTRKVFWSQSTKEIHKIKNNFQPDLENAMGFFKEDSRERMKNLFDSALKKRIPFDEEFQLVRYDGVTIWVRVKGIPEFEGEVCSRIFGIIQDIDAFKKMFLEVTRKEAMMQSFVTDVPIPLAMFDKDLNYVSVSNKWREEFNMNDVDIIGNNLFTVSPDIPKERKKIYENALLGKTYINGDFELKVDGKQEIQHYDLKVGPWYLTEDEVGGLIISVQNITNAVRINEELKNAKKIADTASKAKSEFLANMSHEIRTPLNGVIGFSDLLLQTPLNEIQTQYLNYINESGENLLNIINDILDFSKIESGKLDLLIEKANVYDMVSQVINVVLYQSQKKNIELLLNIEPGLPDIICLDETRLKQILINLLGNAVKFTEQGEIELKVEKLNLDDKNITLRFSVRDTGIGIPVEKQQHIFNAFTQENSSISKQYGGTGLGLTISNNILKYMGSNLTLVSELGKGSVFYFDIEIPFEISDQSENEILKINKVLIVDDNEANRVILQHMLAYKNIDSTQAANGMEALQMLLAGERFDIILIDYHMPVISGLETIEKIKQLFNQQNEVSPLVILHTSSEELDVINSFRKEENSYFLLKPIKSEELYKTLRRAIKSSEKETVARKLLQTEEPSLLMTSPLVLLVDDNPVNMVLNNRMMKSLIPDVRLVEATDGLQALEQCRDQLFDLLLMDVQMPVMDGIEATKQIRLLPEYSTIPIIGVTAGNVLGEKEKCLDSGMNDFLPKPLRQNDLLEMLKKHIGTGVQELAENPPQPETYLDMNILNEQVGDDDDFKVIFLNLVIQGLDQAKENIKLAVKEKNTEELKRILHKLRGTAGTAGLIMLTEQTSSWEKRIEENMDYTAMEYEIIHEIKTGLQLIKDLI